The genome window CCAGACGAATCGTGATTAATTCTACATCGGTTAACGCTTCGTGCGCTCCCTGTTTTGTTCCTTTCGGCGTTGTCCAAAAGCATCCCGCTTCACACACTCGATCGCCTGTTTTAAGACTACCCGAAACTACAAACACATACTCATCAGCCGGATGGGTATGAACTGGAATAATTGTACCTTGCTTCATCTTCAACCGATGAATCGAGCCTTGCGGTACAGGCTCAGCTAACACAACCCAACTTGTCCCTGGAAACACCGGTAAGTCAGCGAATTGTTGTGTGGATAAGTCTTGAAAAGTTTGAGTCATCGGTTTCATCCTCGCTTTGCCGTAAATTTATCATACCGATCGCCCTTCAACTCCCCCAGCCCATGCCCAACCACAATACTTAATAAAAACTTTACAAAACTTACCCGATCGCCCAAGACGAGTTAGAGTTATTCTATAAAAT of Microcoleus sp. bin38.metabat.b11b12b14.051 contains these proteins:
- a CDS encoding DUF4437 domain-containing protein — translated: MTQTFQDLSTQQFADLPVFPGTSWVVLAEPVPQGSIHRLKMKQGTIIPVHTHPADEYVFVVSGSLKTGDRVCEAGCFWTTPKGTKQGAHEALTDVELITIRLGAMGEFESTLG